The Macaca mulatta isolate MMU2019108-1 chromosome X, T2T-MMU8v2.0, whole genome shotgun sequence DNA window TTTGTTCAATGTGTTAAtgcaataaataaatgggaattcTAGAGAGTAGTCCAAAAGTAAGATAGATGTATATGTACTGTGAAGCAAAGATTTTGGATCCATTTGAATAAGTGAGTATATTGGTTTGTTAGGCCTGCCATAGCAAAGTACCTCAACCTGGATGAcataaacaacagatatttattgtctCATAGTTTTCCAGTCTGGTAGTCAAAGAGCAAGGCGTTCGCAAGGTTGGTTCCtgctgagggctgtgagggaaggatGTTTTTgggcctctctccttgccttgtagatggctgtcttcaaTCCATGTGTGCTTACATTATCATCCCTCTACTCATATCTCTATGTCCAAATTCCTCCTCTTAATAATGACTCCCATAATATTTAATCAGGGACAGCAttaataacctcattttaacttgattgccTCTGAAAtaatcctatctccaaataatatcacattttaatttaaacGGAATTTCACCTATGATAGTGCGAAGGTAACTTGCATGTCTATATGTATATCATTACCCATGTATACTTATATTTATagacatgtatataaatatatatgtaaatatctgtgtgtgtgtttctgtattaCCACATCTgtcatttaaaatctttaaatcaGCTTCTAAAATTTACACACCACACTGTTAATTGTGGAAACTTCTGAGTAAGAGGCTGAATTTTGAAGAAACTTTACAAAGGGGAGAAATGTGGTTTCTgtgtattttcagaatttttttcaacAATAATAAATGCAGTATCTATTTGTGAGAAAAGCATTAAAGTAAGCGTAAGAAAAGGAAGAGTAGCCGTGTAGTAGTCAGATAAAGTAACAGTAAGCGGATGGAATGAAAACATTTCCTGAAATTTACATGGTTTAACACGTTTAAATTCCGATTTTAGTTGGCAGGGTTTTATGGGCTGAATTCTACTTCTCCCTCCAAAGGCATCTATCCAGGtcttaacccccagtacctcagaatgtcactgtatttggagacaaagcctttgaagaggtaattaagttaaaatgaggtcttaTTATTAGGGTCGTATTCAATATTACTGGtaggtgtcctcataagaagaggagattaagatacagacacacagaacaAGGGACAACCATGTAGAAATTCAGTGAGAAAgtggccatctgcaagtcaaGGACAGGGCACAGAAGAAATCAACTGGCAAAAATCTTGTTCTTGGATttttagcctccagaaatgtgagaaaatacatgagtattgtttaagtcacccagtctgtggtatgtTGTTACGGCTTAATAAACTAATACATACTGAGTCTTGGCTCTCATGTTACCCAGGTATCCAAGCTGCTTTCAACTTGTAGCTTTATATCATAACAGATGTTAActgctgaaaagaaatgaaagcattgGAATGATGCACTGGCTTCTGTCTAACTGCAAAGGAACCAACCAGGATGACAAGTTAGACAAGAAGATTGGCAATTGTAACATTTCACATAAGCCATCACGGTGCGCAATTAAAAGCAACTATTATAATTGATGAAGGTAAGTCTTTTAGTTTCTTGGAATTGTTTATGAGAAAGCCAGCATTGCCTTGAAATCTTACAGTTTTTTATTGCACCCACTAGGTGATTGGCGGTTTCAAAGAAAGAATTACAATAGGttttaaaacaattctgtaaGTCTTGGCAGGGAGGGTCAACCTTATTCCCTCAGCACTTTGCTGCACCGTCCTTTTTATGATAAACATAATTTCTTTAGGCTGAGAATCCTGTCATGCCTTTTGGTGTATATCCTACGCTGAGAGCCTCTGCTACCCTTCACATAACTGAACACTCTTGAACAACTGCACGAGTGCCTGTGGCGGACTGCAAACCAGGATTTTCCTGTGCGGCAGGTAACAGACAAAGGACAATGGAAAGATGATCAACCATTGTTTTCTCTGCTCATCAGAGCTATCCAAGGAACCTTTGTCACCTCCTAGGCAGTATtcaggatttttttatttttctgtttttcagaaattCAACTCCTTGTCATTTATTTACAAAGTGATTCCCATAGTCTTATCTCATATACCAAGTTTATGAAGGAAGCTTTGCTTTTTGACCACACAGTATAGCTCATTAATCTGTGTATCTCTTCAGTGGCCTGTTTCAAACAATGTTACTACAAATATCATATATTAAAATCCTAATACAAATATCAAATATTAGGATATCAAAAACTCTCTTACCCTAGGATTACATGCCTAGAACCAGTGTATTATGTGGCAAATCAGATTCTACTCACCACCCTATGTGGGAGTATTTTGAGAGTGTGTTGAAGATGCCCAGGATAGATAGGGAATTGTCACTATCCAAACTGAAAATTTACATCGAATTGCTGTTATCGCACAGGAGCCGGGGGTATGGATGGATCAGTCAGGGAACTTCTGTGGGGATGAGGAGGCGTCTATGTCAGGGGAAGGACTGCTGATTCTGGGCTGTTACACTGGAAGCAGGGCACAGCCTTCACAGAGAGATTGTAGGGACGAGCTGGTCAGCAGGACAGGTTCCAGAGTTGCTCAGGAGAGCACACAGGAGAGACAAGAAGGAGGGTGCTGTAAAGTGGGAAAGTGCTGAGGCTGGACAGAACTGCTGGCACCTGGACAGAGTCAGCTCTCTAGAAACCTAGGGCTCAGAATAGGAGCAGGTAAACTAAGCCCACCATGATCCCCAAATTGTATTTATTCTCATTGTCACCATTCTTCTCCCAGCCTACCTGAATACTTTGGCCACAGGGTTCATCTTGATGTCATCTGAGAGATTATAGCAAGTGTGCAGAGAAGTAGCTTAAAAGGCAAAGGCCTTCCTCAGGCTGGGAAGAGAGGGACAGCATGAGTCAAGATGAATTCAGAGCAAGGCTCAAGTGCCAGCCCTGTCACTTTGTAACCATGTGATCTTACTGAATTTATCAAGGACTATGCGCCTcaggttcttcatctgtaaaaggggttTCCTAAGCCCTGTCTTGTAGAATTGCTGGATGTTTATAATGTGAGTAAAACACCTGGCACAGTGCCAAGCATAGATTGGAATTTTAACAAATGGCAGTTACCAATGTAATTATAACCCCAAGGCTACCACTGtcttttatgaaaaatttcactcttgttttcTGATCTAAAACATCTCAGAGCATATGTAGCTGAATATGTCATGGAGTACCAACTCAACCAAAAATCCGGCTTCATAAATGAAACTCAGTCCATTCTCTTTCCAAAATGATATATTGTATAATTTGGGTAAGTAGAGAATTCCCCAAGTGGAATGCGACTCAATGATCCTGGAATTTGAGTCAAGGACCAACTCCTTTTCGCCTTCCCCAATGCTCATCGATCCAAAGCACTAGTTTTATGTATCCTCCACTAAAAATCTAGCCCTTGCTTGGAGTTGCCCACATTAGATTCAAAATCACCTAATTAAATGGCCTTTCCATGGAGTAGGCTCTGGCTCTCCCACGCCAGGTAAGTGAGTCAGCCTAGAGGCTTCTGGGCACCACTTCAAGGGATTATCACTACATTTCTCAGGAAACCCTTGCAGATGATGGATATCAATCACCTGGTTCTTGCACTGTGTTCAAACTCACCAGTTACAGAGCCACAGGACACCTTCCATTACTTCCCCATGTGGAGACTCCTCTCTGCTTCATCCTCCACCCAGAAGCAACTGCTCAGAGCAATTTCCCATTCCAGGCTCTTCCCTCACCCTCCGAGAGTCTGGTCCCAGCCACCACCCAGCTTTGTAACTACCAGCCCTCAGAAAAGCAAGTGCAGTTTTCCAAAGCCCCAAGCTGCCTTAGTTCAAGACCTTTACACTTGAAGGCTTGCATGTGGAGTCTCACCTCCCCAGCCCCTTTTTAACTTGTTCTTTAGATTGTAGAGAACATCTTACCACCTTCTTGATATGGCTTCTGCTCCTAGACTCTACTGTTTTATGGATAGAGATAAGTCATGCTTTCATTAGCATCCCCACTACTAACAGTGACTTCCACAAGCAAATACTGAAAGAATGCTCAGCAAATAAAGGAGTCAGTGGGGCTTTCTTTTATTAAGATTTAATTTCTGCTACTTTCTTCAACAAGCTAAGCAAAGCCAGGTATATATCTTTAATTTTCAAGAACAAAAGAATAAGCAggacaaggaaatgaaaatattgacCATCCTTCACGTTGTCCCACTATTTAACTGCTGAGTTATTGCGtattgtaaaaaacaaacaaacaaacaaacaaaaagcctatTACAATACCACACTACCCTGTTACTGATCACAAAATAAGGGAGaaggtatttccattttttttaaacaaaatatcaaaCTGTTACTCTTAAACCAGATAAACAGCAATACATGTGTGACCAATATTCATAAATTAATGCTCTGAAGCTAACTACCTGCTATTCAAAGGAAAAGCATTCAAAAAGTACTGAAAAACAGGTAAATCTCCACATCGCCCATATGGGACAGAAATGCAAAGAACATTATGTTCCTCGAGCCCCACCTGGCCCTCCACTACCTAGAACCTAAACTGCCTTGTTCAAACACAGAGCGCAGAAACTATTCTAGACTTCACTCAGAAAAGGGGAGGTTGCTGGACATGACACTGAGGCTTTCAGTGGCCATGACAGTGGCATCATCTGTGGTATCAGTCATGGCCTGGGCTCTCTCTTCCACATCTTTCAAAGCATCCTTGTACCAGGATGGAAAGGAACTAGGGACAGTGTTGTTCAGCTTGGCTAAAAACTCGAGTACTTTACTCTTGATGCTTTCTGAATGGGCTCTCGGACCCCACAGGAATTCATAATATGGAGGAGAACTGTTTGGCACCTCCCGACACTCCAGGTATTGCCCCTGCACCCAAACTTTAGTGAGGAGCTCCCTGGGCTCCCCATAGATGAAGTGCTCCCTCCCAGCATACACCCCTATTGCATTCAGCACTTCCCAGATGACCTCCTCAGAGGCAAAGCTGCCCTTTATGAAGATCACACTCAGAATAATAATCAGGAGGCTGTTCTCCGGCATGCCCTCGTCATCACTACCCTCATCAGTGAGGTCTACTGTGTTTGCAAACACAGAAAAGTGGTCAGGGCCCACTTCTATCAGAGCAAGGCCAAAAAGGAGCTCCATGAACTCACGGGCTCTCTTGAGTATCACAGGAAAGTAGTCTTTGTACTTGATGACAATCATCAGCATCTCTGCCTCTGTTACAGGCTCCTCTGCTTTGTACCTGAGGAGCAGGAACGCCACTAACTCGGCCACCTTTTCATCTAGTGTATGTGTGAAAGAGGACTCACTGTCTGGCAGGCCCTGACAGGTACTTGTATCCTCCTCTTTTTGGCTGCTGGACTCTTCACTGAATGAGCTCCATGAAAAAGAGGAGCAACAGGAGCTCAGAGGACTCTGGGAAGGACCCTGTGGAGGACTCTGTGGAGGACTACTGGGAGTGCTCTCGGGAAGACTTGGTATCACATCAGACGGCACCTCCTCCTCAGGACCACCAAGAATCAGAGAAGAggatgaggagaaggaagagggggaaAATACTAAGTAGAAAGTGGAAGAGGAAATGGAGGaggcttcctcctcttcctcatctgtgGGATCCTGTGCATCTACCCAGTCCTCTGACTCAACTGAGGCCGGAGAGTCGTCGTCAACGTTGTGGAATGGAACGCCCGGAATGGGAGGCATAACGACTTCTTCAGGCGCAGCAGGTAAAGGTATCAACAGGGATATGGATGATGAGATCCAACAGGCCTGTGGAAGAGAGTGACAGTGTGAATGGCCTCAGCTGAGAAACTCACCCATGATGGCTCTGACAAAGGCCAACTTAGAGCTCTTCTTCTCTTAAGGTGGTGCTCTAGGGCCTCACAGGTCTCCTGTCTTCCTAGGGAGTTTGTCTGCTGGCAACCTGTAGGAGGATGTGGGAACACACCTCAGGGCACAGCTGGCAGGCAGAGCCTGAGACCCCAGGAATAACAGTAGGTGGGTACCGCCGGGTGCTGTGGGGTCTCCTCTGTTTCTGGGGGTAGGGCCCTTGGTACACAGTCAGGGTGTGCACTCACCTTGACTCCTGGCACTGCCTGGGTCTCCTCTGCTGTGCTGACTTTAGGATGTGTGCCTCACACCCAGTTTGTCACCACCTGGTTCCTGGAGCACCTGCAAGAGGAAGTGACGGAGCCCCTCAGGTTAAAGACTACAAGTAGAGTCTTGGGCCTCCCAGGGCTGACAGCTGGGGCTGGCCAGAATCCCAGAGCCCCATAGTTCTGGACTGCATGGCCCCCTCAGAATTTAATTGGAAACCTCACGGCTTCTCAGAGAGGGTCAAGCCCCCACCACTCTGCTGGCCTAAGGCAAAACCTCCTAGCAACCTCCACATCCCTGAGAGCAGTGGGAGGTAGTGCAGTGGCAGCCACCTCCCAGGACTCTACCATGGAGGTGGTCTGGGTGGCCTCACGTCCGTTCTGATGCACATGTGACTCCTGTCTTCTGTCTTATCGCCAGCAGGGCCTGGGAATCTTCCCTCTGCCAACCAGAGGCAGCTCCCCGTGCTGACTTGCCACGGGACCCCCAGAACAaggcctctgcctcccctccatCCCTCACCCAGAAATGAGATGGCTGCCACTCAGCCTGAGCTGGCAGGGGAGTTCTACGAGGGCTGATTCTCGAGGAGCAGGGTGGGAATCTGTGGGAATCTGTCCTCTGAGATGGGGGTTCCCCCAGTCCTCCTCAATGTCTTCCTATTTATTCCCTAGAGGGctggcacctcctcccttctTCTGTGGGCATTTTCCTGTCTGGGACCTACCAGTCCCACTGCAGCGGCAGTGCAGGCCGGGATTTCATCTCTCTATGGTGGGAGGTCCCTCAGTTCTTCCTCAGGGCCCTCACCTTGTGGACTGGCCAGGTCTAAGACTCCCCGCCGCTGACTTGATTCGAATCTCCTTGCAAAATGCCTCCGATCCTTTGGATTCCCAAGATGGCCGTCTGGAAAGCACATCCGGGAACCCGGCCGTAGTGGTCCAGGGCTGACGGCAGCGTCAACGTGGGGCGGGGCCTCCTCTCTGGGGAGGAACCACTCCCCACCTCTCCGCTTCTTTTCCATCCCTTCCTTCCCACATCCCAGCTGCCCTCCAACCCTTCCTGCTCACTCCCTAAACCTTGTGGACCTTTTCACTCCCACCTCCCCAGTCCTTGACATCCCACCCTCCTTTTTCCAGGGGTGTCAGCAGGGAGCGACTTGGTGCAGCCTGCACCTCCCCTCCGTGTTGGGAGGTCACCGTCCTTCCACATCTCTTCTTGTTTTCTGGCCAGTTCTGGGACTTCTCTCTCTGCTTAACTGAAGCTGCCCTCCTCAGAGACAGCCTCCCCTTCTGCTGACTCCCAAAATAGAAGTAAGAAAATTGTACATCTGGGGACCCTGATGGGGTCCTCCAGAGTTGGCAGCAGGCACAGGGACAGGACAGAGGGCACTACCGGTCATGGGTGTTCCCTTCTTGCCCTCCTGAGAGGCTGTGCCTGGACTCCTGAAATGGCCTGGACTCCCTGTCTCTGTGCATCTGAGTCTTTCACCTGCGAATAAGCCCCTCCCATCCCTGAGACCTGCAAGGTGGAAGAGAAGTAGAATCACATCCACCCACAGTGGGATAGGGCCTCCTGGCCCTAAGGCAGGCCTCCACTGCCCTCTGAAATGGGGTGGGAAGGCCCCTATGGCTTTCTCAAGGTATTACTTCTAAAAGAGCCTATACTCCTTCCTTCTCCTGTCCAGACAGCAACATTTGTTCCTTCAACTTCTAAATTCCATTCCAAGTTTTTCTACTTTACTGCTGTGAGTGAAGTTAATATCATCTCTCCCATAGCCTGTGTGTTACAAGGCTTCCTTATTGTTGCTTCTTTTCCTATTCTAGTCCCTGAACAAAAATCACTGTCTTTTCAGCAACCCGTGaccctttaaaaaaacaatacGTGATTAAAGTTTTAAATACACACATCAGATTTAACTAGAATGTGAAGTTATATGTATTTTGGAAAATGCATGGAGTCCCATATCTGCAAATCAAGTATCATACTGACCGGTTCCACCTGCCTAAAATTCTCCTGTGCATCCCGGTTGATGTCAATCACTGCACTCTACAAAGCTCCTAGCAACTCTCTTCTGTTTTCAGTTcctataattttaacttttctaattTGTCATATGATTAGCTTCATAAAATACTGACTTAAAAGTATGCCTGTACTATTTTTTTATCACAACTAGCAAGGAATGAGAAATTCTGTTATTCTATATCTTCTCTTACATTTAGTATTTTAGATTTTCAGGTTTTAGCCATTCTCATAAGCATGTATTGGAAccttctttggtttttgtttgtatcTTCTTAATGACATGACATTGgtcatctttttatatgcttcttTTTTCGTTTGCTATATTCCCTTTTGtaaagtgtctattcaaatcatttgcatctttttatagatgaataaactTCATTTTTAGAGCATTGTTAATTcaagaatacaaagagaaaacttCATCAGAATTAGAGTTCCTACATGTCTACACCACCCGCCCTGCACTGTttactgcacacacacacgcacagagtctatctttttatttacattttgtattATTATGACATGTTTGCTACAACTGATGGACCTGTATTGATACCTCATTCTTAAGTCCATTGTTTACATCAGGACTCACTCTTAATACTGAGGATACTATAAATTTTGGTAAGGGTGTAATGGCAAGTATTCATCATTGTGTTATCACACAGAATTGTTTCACTATCTTAGAGCTCCACTGTGTTCCACCTAATTAATCAATCCCCCTTGCCCCAACCCCAACcctcagcccctggaaaccagtaatgtttttagtgtattcatccTTGCCTGTTCCAGAATGTGGTATGCTAGGAAGCctttttagattttcttctttcatttagcagtaTGCTTTCATGAGTCCTCCAGGTCTATCCCACTAACAACGACTGAAAGTTCCTGTTGGTCAACATGCATGTCAACATTTGATGTTTCAGTGTTTTAGATGTCAGCCATTCTCCTGGGTGTAGAGTGCTATACACCCAGCATCAGGGAGGGGGGCCTCCTCTCTGCGGAGGATCCACCCCCACCTCTCCACCTCTTTCCACCCTTTCCTGCCCTCCTCTCCACCTCCATCCACTTTTTCTTGCCCACGTCCCTACTCCATTGCACCCATTACTGTTCACCTTCTGCCCCCTTCTACCAGTTCCTGTCCATCTCCCCactccttcccaccctttcctacCCACCTCCCTACCCATTCCACCCATTATGGCTCACCTCTTCACCCCCTTCCACCCATTCCTGCCCACTTCCCCAACCCCTTCCACTTCTTCCTATCCACCTCCACGTGACTGGCCCACTTCTTCCTGCCcacttccctgcctccttccagCCCTTCCTGCTTACCTTATGGTCCCCCTCCACCTTTTCCTTCTCACGCCCCTGCCCACCTCTTTCTTCCCACCTCCCTGCTCTCTCCCGGTCACCTCCTTTCTCCAGGTGTTACAGCAGATTGTGACTGGGCGTGATCTGGGTCTCCCCTCCATGTTGGGAGTTCATTGTCCTTCCACAGAGTTCTCTTCTTGTTGAGTGGCCAGTCCTGGGGCTCCTCTCTCTGCTTAACTGAAACTGCCCTCCTCAGAGAAAACTTCCCCTCTGGCAGGCTTCCAAAATGGAAGTTAGAAAGTTGTACACCTGGGGACCCTGATGGGCTTCTCCAGAGCTGGCAGCAGGCACGGGGACAGAGGAGGGGCACTACCAGTCATGGGTgttcccttcctgccttcctgagaGGCTGTGCCTGGACTCCTGAAACTGCCTGGGATGCCTGACCCTGTGCATCTGAGTCTTTCACCCCCGAATAAGCACCTCCCATCCCTGAGACCTGCAAGGTGCAAGAGAGGTGGACTCACATCCATCCACAGTGGGGTATGGCCTCCCAGGGGCTACTCTCTCTGTTTAACGGAAGCTGCCCTCCTCAGAGAAAATCTCCCCTCTGGCTGACTCCCAAAATGGAAGTCAGAAAGTTGTAAATCTGGAGACCCTGATGGACTCCTCCAGAGCTGGCAGCAGGCACAGGGACAGGTTGGTGGCACTACCAGTCATGGGTGTTCCCTTCCTGCCCTCCTGGGAG harbors:
- the MAGEC2 gene encoding melanoma-associated antigen C2 isoform X1: MPPIPGVPFHNVDDDSPASVESEDWVDAQDPTDEEEEEASSISSSTFYLVFSPSSFSSSSSLILGGPEEEVPSDVIPSLPESTPSSPPQSPPQGPSQSPLSSCCSSFSWSSFSEESSSQKEEDTSTCQGLPDSESSFTHTLDEKVAELVAFLLLRYKAEEPVTEAEMLMIVIKYKDYFPVILKRAREFMELLFGLALIEVGPDHFSVFANTVDLTDEGSDDEGMPENSLLIIILSVIFIKGSFASEEVIWEVLNAIGVYAGREHFIYGEPRELLTKVWVQGQYLECREVPNSSPPYYEFLWGPRAHSESIKSKVLEFLAKLNNTVPSSFPSWYKDALKDVEERAQAMTDTTDDATVMATESLSVMSSNLPFSE